DNA from Mycolicibacterium alvei:
ACCAGATGCGGGCCATCTTCACCGAGCGCTTCGCCACCAAGACCCGCGACGAGTGGACCGAGATCTTCGCCGGCACCGATGCATGTGTGACACCGGTGCTCACCTGGGGCGAGGCTGCCGAAGGCGAGCACCTGCTGGCCCGCTCGACCCTGGTCACCGTCGACGGTGTCGCACAGGCCGCCCCGGCCCCGCGGTTCTCCCGGACGCCGCCGAGTTCACCCGGTCAGCCGCCACAGTCGAGCACCGACATCGACGACATCGGCTGGACCTGACCGGCGCGCAGGGACTTTGTGCCCTGGCAATCGGGCTCTGAAGCGGCCACGATGGGGGTGTGACTTCCTCGGACGCACCAGTAGTAGTCGGAATCGACGGCAGTGACGGCGCGCTCGGCGCGGCTCGCTGGGCAGGCGCGGTCGCCGCGCGGTTCGGCGCGCCGCTGCGCATCGTGCACGCCCTACCGTCCATCGGCCGCAACCTGACTCAGACCGCGGCCGCCCTGACCGCGGCGATGATGTCGTATCAGCGCGACATGGCCCAGGCGTTCCTCAAGGCCGCGGAGGAGGCCGTACGCGCCGATCACCCCGAGCTGTCGGTATCCACGGACTCATTCAACGAACCCGCCGACCAGGTGCTGATCGAGGCCAGCCGGCAGGCGCGGCTCGTCGTCCTCGGCGGTAAGACGGTCACACCGGCCGCGGCGCTGCTGCTTGGGTCGACGGCGCTGTCCGTGGCCACTCGGGCCGCGTGCCCGGTGGTCGCCTTCCGCGGGGACCGGGTCGACCCCGGGGACGGCCCGGTCATCGTCGGGGTCGACGACAGCCCCGCCGCGCAGACCGCGCTGGAGACGGCCTTCGAATTCGCCGATCGGTTCGGCCAGTCGGTCAACGCCGTGCGGTCGCTGTCGTTGACCGCACCCGCCGAGACCGGTGTCACCATCCCACTGCTGATCGACTGGGACGGGGTGGAGTCCGCCGAACTGATGGCGCTGACCGAGACCGTCGACGTCCACAACAAGAACCACCCGGGCGTCGACGCCAAATGTTTCATCGAGCCCGACTCGCCCGGCAAGGCGGTGCTGAAGCACGTCGATGATTCCGGACTCGTGGTGGTCGGGTCTCGCGGCCGCAATGCGCTGGCCGGAGTATTGCTCGGCTCGACCAGCCTGAACCTGCTGCACCACAGTCCGGTACCGGTGATGATCTGTCGGGCACAAGGAGATTCGGATGCCTGAACACAACCTTCGGCACGGCATCGTCGTCGGGGTTGACGGGTCGCCGGCATCGGACAACGCAGTGTCGTGGGCTGCCAAAGCCGCGGTGTCGCGGAGCGTCGAGCTCACGTTGGTGTATGCATCGCCGGGCGCCGCGTCCCCGGTCTGGTTGGATGTGGCTCTGCCTCAGGAATATTGGGACTATCAGGACCAGCAGGGTCAGGAGGTCCTCGATGCCGCCCGCCGGGTCGCCGCGGACGCAGCCGGGACGCACCCGCTGAACATCGTTGCGAAAGCTGTTCCGGGGCATGCGGTTGCGACGCTCATCGAGTACTCACGCCAGGCTGAGCTGGTGGTCGTGGGTTCCCGTGGCCTGGGCAAATGGGGACGACGACTGCTCGGATCGGTGAGCTCGAGTCTGGCGCACCACGCCCACGGTCCGGTGGCGGTGATCCCCCACGACGAACGCCCGTCGACGGCGCCCGTCGTGGTCGGGGTCGACGGGTCACCTGCGTCTGAGCTCGCCACCGCGATCGCATTCGACGAGGCGTCGCGGCGCGGTGTGGAGCTCGTGGTCCTCCACACCTGGACGGACCTGAACTTCGAGTTCCCCTCCGTCAGGTGGGAGGATCTGAGCTCCGAGGCCGAGCGTGCACTGGCTGAACAGCTGGCCGGGTGGGGCGAGCGGTATCCCGACGTCGCCGTTCGGCGGGTGGTCATGCCCGATCAGCCGGCCCGGCAATTGCTGGCTCAGGCCGAAACCGCCCAGCTCGTGGTGGTCGGCAACCGGGGCCGGGGTGGATTCGCCGGGATGTTGCTCGGCTCGGTCAGCTCCGCGGTGGTGCATTCATCCACTGCACCGGTGATCGTTGCGCGGCAATCCAACTGATTGTCGCTGGACCTCAATACGAAGAACCGCACATGGGACGGCGCGCGTCGCTAGATTTGAGGGCGTGGCCGTGCAGGCATCACGCGAGGCGGTGTTCGACTCCTCGCCGGAGGCGATCATGGAGGTGCTCGCCGACGTCGACGCGCTGCCGTCCTGGTCTGCGATGCACCGTCGCGTCAAGGTCATAGACCGCTATCCGGACGGCAAGCCCCACCACGTCAAGACCACCCTGCGGGTATTGGGCATCACCGACAAAGAGCTCCTCGAGTTCCACTGGGGCGACCACTGGATGGTGTGGGATGCCGAACCCAACCGGCAGCAATGTGGCCAGCATGTCGAATACAACCTGACGCCCGAGGTGGATCGGACGCGGGTGCGGTTCGACGTCATCGTCGACCTCGCGGTGCCGGTGCCGGAGTTCCTCATCAAGCGGGCAAAGACACTCGTTCTCGACGTCGCCATCGAGCGGCTGCGTCAGCGCGTCATGAGGAATTCACGGCACCGATTGATCTAGTCAGCGTCTGCGGAGCACGTCCAGCCGTCGGATGGCCTCTTCCATGGTGTCGTTTCGTTTGCAGAATGCGAAGCGCACCAGGTGATTCCACAGATCGGCATGCGGCGCCTCGGCATCGCAGAACGCCGACATCGGGATTGCCGCCACCCCCGCGGTGTGCGGCAGTTCGGCACAGAACTGCGTGCTGTCCGAATAGCCCAGTGGCCGCGGGTCGGCGCACAGAAAGTACGTGCCGCGGCTGTCGTGCACCTCGAACCCGATATCGGCCAGTGCGTTGCCCAGTCGATCCCGCTTGGTCTGGAACGACTCCCGCAGGTCGGCCACCCAGCCGTCCTCGTGATTGAGCGCGTGGGCCACCGCGGGCTGGAACGGTCCGCCGCCCACATAGCTCAGGTACTGCTTGGCGGCGCGCACCCCGGCGATCAATTCCGTTGGCCCGCAGGCCCAGCCGATCTTCCAGCCGGTGACGTTGAACATCTTGGCGGCGCTGGAGATGGTCACCGTGCGCTCGGCCATACCGGGGTAGCCGGCCAGCGGCAGGTGTTCGACGCCGAACACCAACTGCTCGTAGACCTCGTCGGTGATCACCAGCAGGTCGTGCTCGATGGCCAGTGCAGCGATGGCGCGTAGCTCGGCGTCGGAGGCCACGGCGCCGGTGGGGTTGTGCGGGGAGTTGAGGATCAGCGCACGGGTCTTGGGCGTGACGGCGCGGCGGAGTCCTTCGACGTCGATCGCGAACCCGGTCCCGTCGGCAACCAGCGGGACCGCGCTGCGTACACACCCGGCCATCGCGATCACCGGGGAGTAGGAGTCGTAGAACGGCTCTATCACCAGCACCTCCGAGCCCGGTTCCACCAGGCCGAGAACCGACGCGGCGATGGCCTCGGTGGCGCCGACTGTCACCAGGACCTCGGTGTCGGGGTCGTAATCGATGCCGTAGTGGCGTTTGCGCTGTGCGGCGATGGCATGGCGCAACTCGGGGATGCCGAGGCCGGGCGGGTACTGGTTGTGGCCTTCGGAGATCGCATGCTGCGCCACCTTGAGCATCTCGGCCGGGCCGTCCTCGTCCGGGAAACCCTGGCCCAGGTTGACCGCGCCCAGTCGGCCGGCCAGCGCAGACATCTCCGCGAAGATCGTGACGGCGAAGGGCTGCAGTCTCTGCACGGTCATGCCGTCGACAGTAGGTGCTCGGAGACACCCAGCGTGCGCACAGATCGTGGAAATCGACGAATCCGAGATCTGGATGCACGCTCGGCGGGAATGATTGCCGCGCTCACGACGCTTTAGAGCGGCGTGACCTACAAACTGAACGCCGACGCCGCACTGCTTCAGCCGATCCAGGTCGGCGACACCGCCGCCGCGAACCGTCTGTTCATGGCGCCGCTGACACGTTCGCGCGCCGATGCCGACGGCACCCCCTCGCCGTTGGCCGCGCAGTACTACTCGCAGCGTGCGGGTGCGGGCGTGATCATCAGCGAGGCCACCGCTGTCGCCGAGACCGCCAACGGCGCCTACCTGAACACCCCGGGCATCTACACCGACCGCCATCAGCAGGGCTGGGCCGAGATCGCCGATTCGGTGCATGCCGCCGGCGGCAAGATGTTCGTCCAGTTGTGGCACGTCGGCCGGATGGCGCACCCCGAGATCAGCGGGTTCGAGGCCGTCGCGCCATCGGCGATCGCGGCCGATGTGGTCACCCACACACCCACCGGCAAGAAGGCGCTGCAGACGCCGCGAGCACTGGATACCGCCGAGATCCCGGCGATCGTCGAACAGTTCCGCACCGCCGCGCGCCGGGCGATCGACGCCGGCATGGACGGCGTGGAGATCCACGGCGCCAACGGCTACCTGCTGCACCAGTTCGCCTCCGATGTGGTCAATCAGCGCACCGATGCCTATGGCGGTTCGCCGGAGAACCGGGCCAGGTTGACCGCCGAGGTGGTCGAGGCCGTCGTCGACGAGATCGGCGCGGGTCGGGTCGGGCTGCGTATCTCGCCCGGCAACACCGCCGGGGACATGCACGAGAACGACACGGTCGGCGCCTATGAGGCATTGCTGGCGCGAATCGCCCCGCTGGGTCTGGCCTACCTGCACGTGCTCATCGACCCGGCCACCCGGACCTTCGGCGTCATCCGCGCCTTGTGGTCGGGGACGTTCGTCCTCAATACCGGTCGCGCCTCCGGCACCGACTTCTCGGCACTGGAGGGTTATGCGGAGTGGGGCGCGATCAGCGCGGCAGCGGTGGGGCGGGCGTACCTGGCGAACCCGGACCTGATCGACCGGCTGATCCTGGGTGCCGAACTCAACGAACCCGACGTGTCGACTTTCTACGCTCCCGGGCCGAGCGGGTACACCGACTACCCGTCGCTGATCGAGATCGAGGAGCCCCGCTCGGCCTGACGTCGGGTGATTTCGCGCCTGGTGTGACACGGTTGGCGCCGTCGTCGCACCGATTTCTACCTGCGGGTCGCTGGTCTTCGCCGGGCGCTGCCCTGGGGTGGAAAGCGGCGTGCGGGTGGGATGTTCGTTTGCGCCATTTCCGACGCCGGGGTCGTTGCGCTGCGTGGTGTGCAGCCCTGGGGTGGAAAGCGGCGTGCGGGCGGGATCGTCCCGCAAAGGAGATGCTGAGCACAGGCCCAACCAACGGGTTGGGCGAGGCTGCTACGCTGCCGTTCAGAGGACTGTCCACATTCGCTGGGCGGTTCCACAACCCAACCTGAACCTGGACGCCGATACGGCAGGGGAGCAGACATGTCCGAAGAAGCTTTCATCTACGAGGCGATCCGTACGCCGCGTGGCAAGCAGCGCGGTGGCGCACTCAATGAGATCAAGCCGGTCAATCTGGTGGTCGGTCTGATCGAGGAGATTCGTAGCCGGTATCCCGACCTGGATGAGACGCTGATCAGCGACGTCATCCTGGGTGTGGTGTCCCCGGTGGGTGATCAGGGTGGTGACATCGCCCGCACCGCCGGGTTGGTGGCCAAGCTGCCCGAGACCACCGGTGGTTTCCAGCTCAACCGTTTCTGCGCGTCGGGCCTGGAGGCGGTCAACCTGGCCGCCCAGAAGGTGCGTTCGGGCTGGGACGATCTGGTGCTGGCCGGTGGTGTCGAGTCGATGAGTCGCGTCCCTATGGGTTCGGACGGCGGCGCCTGGGCCTCTGACCCGGAGACCAACTACCGCATCGGCTTCGTCCCGCAGGGCATCGGCGCGGACCTGATCGCCACCATCGAGGGCTTCTCCCGCGACGATGTCGACGCCTACGCGGCGCGGTCGCAGGAGAAGGCCGCCGCGGCCTGGTCCGGTGGCTACTTCGCCAAGTCGGTCATTCCGGTCAAGGACCAGAACGGTCTGGTCGTGCTGGACCATGACGAGCACATGCGTCCGGGCACCACTGCGGCGGATCTGGGCAAGCTCAAGTCGGCGTTCGAGGGCCTGGGTGCCATGGGTGGCTTCGATGACGTGGCGCTGCAGAAGTACCACTTCGTCGAGAAGATCAACCACGTCCACACCGGCGGCAACAGCTCGGGCATCGTCGACGGCGCCGGCCTGCTGCTGATCGGCAGCGAAAGTGCAGGGGCATCCCAGAACCTGACCCCGCGCGCCCGCATCGTGGCCACCGCCACCAGCGGTGCCGACCCGGTCATCATGCTCACCGGTCCCACTCCGGCCACCAAGAAGGTGCTCGACCGGGCCGGCCTGACCGTCGATGACATCGACCTGTTCGAGCTGAACGAGGCGTTCGCCTCGGTGGTGCTGAAGTTCCAGAAGGACCTCAACATCCCCGACGAGAAGCTCAACGTCAACGGTGGCGCCATCGCGATGGGTCACCCGCTGGGCGCCACCGGCGCCATGATCACCGGAACCATGGTCGACGAGCTCGAGCGTCGTGGCGCTCGGCGTGCCCTGATCACGCTGTGCATCGGCGGCGGCATGGGCGTGGCCACCATCATCGAGCGCGTCTAGGAGTAATGACAATGGCTGAGAACACTATTCAGTGGGACAAGGATGCCGACGGCATCGTCACCCTGACGTTGGACGACCCGACCGGTTCGGCCAACGTGATGAACGAGCACTACAAGCAGTCCATGCATGATGCTGTGGAAAAGCTTGTTGCGGAGCAGGATTCGATCACCGGTGTGGTCATCACCAGCGCGAAGAAGACCTTCTTCGCCGGTGGCGACCTCAAGGGCATGATGAACATCGGCCCCGACGACGCCGCCGAGGCGTTCGAGATGGTCGAAACCATCAAGGCCGACCTGCGCAAGCTGGAGACCCTGCCCAAGCCCGTCGTCGCCGCCATCAACGGCGCGGCGCTGGGCGGTGGCCTGGAGATCGCGCTGACCTGTAACCACCGCATCGCCGCCGATGTGAAGGGCAGCCAGATCGGTCTGCCCGAGGTCACCCTGGGCCTGCTGCCCGGCGGTGGCGGCGTCGCCCGCACCGTGCGGATGTTCGGTATCCAGAAGGCCTTCATGGAGATCCTGAGCCAGGGCACCCGGTTCAGCCCGGCCAAGGCCGCTGAAATCGGGCTTGTGGACCGGGTCGTACCGAACGTGGACGAGTTACTCCCGGCAGCCAAGGCCTGGATCAAGGCCAACCCCGAGGCCCACACCCAGCCGTGGGATGTCAAGGGCTACAAGATGCCCGGCGGCACCCCGTCCTCCCCGGCTCTGGCGGCGATCCTGCCGTCGTTCCCGGCGCTGCTGCGCAAGCAGCTCAAGGGCGCCCCGATGCCCGCCCCGCGGGCCATCCTGGACGCCGCTGTCGAGGGTGCGCAGGTCGACTTCGACACCGCCAGCCGCATCGAGAGCCGTTACTTCGTCTCGCTGGTCACCGGCCAGACCGCCAAGAACATGATTCAGGCGTTCTTCCTGGACCTGCAGGCCATCAACGGCGGCGCATCGCGTCCGGAGGGCATCGCCAAGCAGGAGATCAAGAAGATCGGTGTGCTGGGCGCGGGCATGATGGGCGCCGGTATCGCCTACGTGTCGGCCAAGGCTGGCTACGACGTCGTGCTCAAGGACGTCACGCAGGAAGCCGCTGACAAGGGCAAGGCGTACTCGGAGGGCCTGGAGGCCAAGGCACTCAAGCGTGGCAAGACCACCGAAGAGAAGTCGAAGGCGCTGCTCGCCAAGATCACCCCGACCGCCGATCCGCAGGATCTCAAGGGCGTCGACTTCGTGATCGAGGCCGTGTTCGAGAACCAGGAACTCAAGCACAAGGTGTTCCAGGAGATCGAGGACATCGTCGAGCCCAACGCGCTGCTCGGCTCGAACACCTCCACGCTGCCGATCACCGGTCTGGCGACCGGCGTGAAGCGCCAGGAGGACTTCATCGGCATCCACTTCTTCTCACCGGTCGACAAGATGCCGCTGGTGGAGATCATCAAGGGCGAGAAGACCTCTGACGAGGCGCTGGCCCGGGTGTTCGATTACACGCTGGCGATCCGCAAGACCCCGATCGTGGTCAACGACAGCCGCGGCTTCTTCACCAGCCGCGTGATCGGCACCTTCGTCAACGAGGCGCTGGCCATGCTGGGCGAGGGCGTCGCGCCCGCCTCCATCGAGCAGGCAGGTTCGCAGGCCGGTTACCCGGCGGCGCCGCTGCAGCTGAGTGATGAGCTCAACCTGGAGCTCATGCACAAGATCGCTGTCGCCACCAAGGAAGGTGTCGAGGCTGCCGGTGGCACCCACGTGCCGCACCCGGCCGAGGCCGTGGTGGAGAAGATGATCGAGCTCGGTCGCCCGTCGCGGCTGAAGGGTGCCGGCTTCTACGAGTACGTCGACGGCAAGCGGACGCAGCTGTGGCCGGGTCTGAAGGAGGCCTTCAACTCCGGAAGCGCCTCGATCCCGCTGCAGGACATGATCGACCGCATGCTGTTCGCCGAGGCACTGGAGACCCAGAAGTGCATCGACGAAGGCGTGCTCACCTCGACCGCTGACGCGAACATCGGCTCGATCATGGGTATTGGCTTCCCGCCCTACACCGGTGGTTCGGCGCAGTTCATCGTCGGCTACCAGGGTGAGCTCGGTGTCGGCAAGGCGGCGTTCGTCGCCCGCGCCAAGGAACTGGCCGCCCGCTACGGCGACCGCTTCCTGCCCCCGGCCTCGCTGGAGAGCTAAGCCAGAACGTCAGAAGCCCCCGGCGCAAGTCGGGGGCTTTTGCGTGCGCGGGCGTCGAGATTGCGCCCAGGGCTGTCGATTTCGCGATTTCACGACCCTGTGTGCAATCTCGATCTGGGTTCGAGTAGATCCGGGTGGGAGAGATCAGCACCGCGGTGCGGCGCTCCTCGCGCATGACGCGGTCGTAGGTGTCCCAGTCGTCGCCCGACGACGGGTACGCAGCGAAATGCGTTGCCAGGCCTTCGCTATATGACTGACCGAAGCGCGTAACCCTTTATGTGGTGCGCCGGAACAGATAGAACCGCGCCGCGTTCTTGCCGTTCTGGTTCATCGCGGGCTCATCCCCGCTGGACAGCAGTATCCAGCCCGCACTGAAGCGTCGTTGCACTTCTTCGAACCCGATGCCGGGTACACCCATCGATCCACCCGGGATGAACGCCACGATCAGCAGTTGTGCATCGGGGGCGGCCACTGCGCTGACCTCCCGGACGTAGGCGTCACGGTCGTCGGCGTCCATGCCGTGCAGGCAGCCACTGTCGACGATGAGATCGAATCCGGCCCCGACACCCGACCAGCTCAGTTGTGTCACATCGGCTTTGGTGAAGACAGCGGGCAGTCCGGCGGCCTTGGCGCGGGCTATCTTCAGCGGTTTGGCCACGTAGTCCACGCCGGTGACCCGCCACCCGTGTCTGGCCAGGTACACCGCGTTGTCCCCGGTGCCGCAGCCCACGTCGAGCGCGGTTCCCGGGGGCAACGCGGTGCCCTCGACAAGTGTCATCAGGCTGTGCGCCAATGGGTGGCCATCCCAGGGGGTGAACCCCAGCCGGTACAGCCACCGGAACAAGCGTTGGCGCGAGCTCACAGAGTTAGAGCGCTCCCAGATCGGAGGACAGCCAGTGCTCGGGCTTGAAGAACACCGCAACGCTCTCACCCTGCTCGCGGCGGGCGAATTCGAGGTATGGCTCCACCTTCTCAGGAGCCAGGTAGCGCTTGGTCATCTCGACGAGTTGCTCATCGGTGCCCGGTTCGATGCGGTCGACTGCGCCGTCGACTGCCACGTAGCGCACCGTCGGCTCGAGCCGCTCGACCATCAACGACAGATGTCCGGCTGCCTCGATCAACCGGTGCTTACGGGACCCGGTACCGGTCAGCAGCCAGGGTTGCCCGCCAGGGGTGTACTGGTACCAGATCGGGACGGTCAGCGGACCGCGTTTGTCTCCTGCGTAGACCGACAATGCGGCGATGTGCGGTTCGGCCAGAAATTGCTCGCGTTCTTCCTTGGAGAGGGGCATATCCGAGGCTAACCCCGTACCGCAACATGGGTCGGCGCCGTAGAGTCGGGGGCCATGCGCTTCGGACTTTTCATCCCGCAGGGTTGGCGCCTTGATCTCGTCGACATTCCCACCGAAAACCACTGGCCGGTGATGCGCGACCTGGCTGCCTACGCCGACGCAGGCAGCTGGGACTCGTTGTGGGTGTACGACCATTTCCACACCGTTCCGGTGCCGACCGACGAGGCCACCCATGAGGCCTGGTCGCTGATGGCGGCGCACGCGGCGACGACGTCGCGGATCAAACTCGGCCAGATGTGTACCGCGATGAGCTACCGCAATCCGGTCTACCTGGCCAAGATTGCCGCGACCACCGACATCATCTCGGGTGGTCGGGTGCAGATGGGTATCGGCGGCGGCTGGTACGAGCACGAGTGGCGCGCCTACGGATACGGATTCCCGTCGGCCGGGGTGCGGCTGGGCCGGCTCGACGAGGGCGTGCAGATCATGCGCGACGCCTGGCGCGTCGGCCGGGTCAGCTTCGACGGCAAGCACTACCAGGTCGACGGCGCCATCGTTGCTCCGAAGCCACTGCAGGACAACGGTATTCCGATGTGGATCGCCGGCGGCGGGGAGAAGGTGACACTGCGGATCGCGGCCAAGTATGCGCAGTACACGAACTTCACGTCTGAGCCGGACGGCTTCGCGCACAAGTCGGAGGTGCTGGCCGGGCATTGCCGCGACGTCGGTACCGACTACGACACCATCGTGCGTTCGGCCAACTTCAACGCCGTCATCGGGGAGTCCGAGGCCGATGTGGCCGCCCGTGTCGCGCGGTTGCGGGCCCGGCAGGTGCCGGTGGCCGGCGAGGCTGCCGTCGACGCCATGCTCGCCAACGCCACCGCACCCGAATCGGCAAGCGGTACAACCGAACAAGTGATCGAGAAGCTGCAGCGGATGCGCGACCTCGGGTGTGAGTACGCGATTCTGTACTTCCCGGAGGCCGCCTACGACCGGTCCGGGATCGAACTGTTCGAGCAGAAGGTCATCCCGGCGTTGAGTTGACCGGGTCGGAAACGCGATGCTGGCGATCTGCGTCGTGTAGCTGCACGCAGCAGTGTCCGGGACGTGGATTGAGTTCTGCCTGTGCGGTGCTTGACGAACTGGCGGCGATCGCGCCCCGGATCAGTTCCAGGTTCAACCCACACACCACGTCGAGGTGATCACGGGCCACCGCGTGAAACGGGCAGTTCCGCAGCGAGATTCCCCCGTCCGGGTCGGTGCGGGGTAGGTATCCGCAGCCACGCAGGGCATCGATCAAATCGCCGCCTGCGTCGTGAGCCGCGCGCATGCCAGCATCGCGCGCGGCCTGCTCGACCGTCGCTCTTACCGCACCGCCGGTGTCCTGCTCGATGGAGGTCACGAGTATTCCGGCCAGCAACTGATAGTCGCGAGGCGGCACGCTGATGGCCAGCTCGCGTTCGGCCAGGCTGTAGAGCTTGGCGGGCCGTCCGGCGCCGGGGCCCGATCGCCCGTCGGGTCGCTGGTAGGTGACCGCAAGGAGTTCGGCATCGGCGAGCTTGTCCAGGTGGTAGGCCGCCAGGGTGCGTCCGATCCCGGTTGCTGCCGCGGCGTCCTCGCGGGACACCGGCTCGTCGCTGTCGGCGACGAGTTGATAGAGCCGGCGGCGTAGCGGGTCATCGAGCGTGCTCAGCGCTGACATGGTCGCCGGGTGGGCAGACCGGGAGAACATTGCTCCATTCTAACACCAAAAACTCTTGACAAAGTCGGGGAGCGGGGTCGAGTCTAAAAGTGTCACAGTTTATTTTTAGAAGGGAAGGGTCATGAGCACCTCAAATGTTGGTATCGGCCAACCTGCTGGTTGGGCGGCCGCGGTCGAACGCGCCCGCACCGACCCGGCGTACGGGGCCTACGCGTTGCTGCGGATCGGCTTTACCGTGTTGCCCATCGTGTTCGGGATCGACAAGTTCACCGACCTGCTGACCAACTGGGACAGCTATCTGGCGCCGTGGATCGCGGATCTCAGCCCGTTCGGCGCGCACTCGACCATGCTCGTGGTGGGAGTGATCGAGATCGTGGCCGGCGTGGCAGTGGCCGTCAAGCCGAGGTATGCGGCCTACGTCGTGGCCGCGTGGCTGGCCGGCATCATCCTCAACCTGGTGAGTTACCCGGGCTTCTACGATGTCGCGCTGCGCGATTTCGGGCTGCTGCTGGCGGCGCTGACCCTCGCCCGGTTGGCCTGGGTCTATGACCCGGCCTGGCATCGTGCCGGCACGCATTGATGGCGTCCGCGCGAAACGGTCGTCAAATGTACATCGCATGACTGGTAGATGACCGGAGACGATATGCCGGCTGAAACGTGCGGTGGATTGGAGCAGTAATGTGCTCCATGATCCCTACGTGACGCTGATATCACGGGAATTCGGGAGCGGAACCGTATCCGCCCCAACCGTCGGGGCCGGCGTGGCCGCGGTGTTCAACCGCCGGCCGCGCACGGCCCCCCTCGCGGCCGCCCCGGTGGACTGTTCCAGGCCCGTGCACAGCGCTGACATCGCTCAATCGCGCCTGTTCGAGGAAATTCTGCTCGGGGAAATCGATGACCTGCGAGACCATCTCGCCGCCACGGAACTCCGGTGGCGGAAGCTTCGGGAACGCAGCCGAGTGGCCGACGCGCCGATACCGGAGGCACTTGTCCGGTTGCACGGGCGCATCGCCGAGGCCGAACGATTGCTCGTCCAACTGCGGTGCCGCTTCGGCTACGGCGAAGATCCACTCCGGGTGATTTGAATGTCGCCGGCGAAGCCGCCGCCGGGGTCGGGCCGAGGCGTTACCGGGCCGGCCAGGTGGTGCGAGGTGCAGGGCCCCCGGGCGGTTGTGGCTTCAGGTTCGCACCGGGCTGCGTGCCGTTCTGTGCGGCGGCCAGGCACATCCCGAGCCGGCCGGGAATGCAGGGTGCGGTTCCGCCCGTTCCGCGCGGCGTGCCCACGGTGTTCCGGTCGGCCGTCGACCAGCACATCCCGGTGCGGGGATCAAGCTGTTGGTTGGGGGCACATGCCGCGTACGCCGGCGGAGCGGTGATGACCGGGCCTGACAGGAACAGCACGAAGCCGAGCAGCGCCAACAGCAGCGTGGAAGCTTTGATTCGGGTCATTCTCGAGGGTCTCCATCATTTGCGGATGTGACCGCGGCCGGGCGGCTAGGCGGCAGTAATCGTCGTGCGGTCATTGATCCACTGCATGGCGTCGAGCACGATCTGTGAATCACTCTCCACTGCCGTGCCGTTCAGTTGGACGACGAAGAGCGCGTCCGGACCCGGCACCACAA
Protein-coding regions in this window:
- a CDS encoding LLM class F420-dependent oxidoreductase translates to MRFGLFIPQGWRLDLVDIPTENHWPVMRDLAAYADAGSWDSLWVYDHFHTVPVPTDEATHEAWSLMAAHAATTSRIKLGQMCTAMSYRNPVYLAKIAATTDIISGGRVQMGIGGGWYEHEWRAYGYGFPSAGVRLGRLDEGVQIMRDAWRVGRVSFDGKHYQVDGAIVAPKPLQDNGIPMWIAGGGEKVTLRIAAKYAQYTNFTSEPDGFAHKSEVLAGHCRDVGTDYDTIVRSANFNAVIGESEADVAARVARLRARQVPVAGEAAVDAMLANATAPESASGTTEQVIEKLQRMRDLGCEYAILYFPEAAYDRSGIELFEQKVIPALS
- a CDS encoding 3-hydroxyacyl-CoA dehydrogenase NAD-binding domain-containing protein, giving the protein MAENTIQWDKDADGIVTLTLDDPTGSANVMNEHYKQSMHDAVEKLVAEQDSITGVVITSAKKTFFAGGDLKGMMNIGPDDAAEAFEMVETIKADLRKLETLPKPVVAAINGAALGGGLEIALTCNHRIAADVKGSQIGLPEVTLGLLPGGGGVARTVRMFGIQKAFMEILSQGTRFSPAKAAEIGLVDRVVPNVDELLPAAKAWIKANPEAHTQPWDVKGYKMPGGTPSSPALAAILPSFPALLRKQLKGAPMPAPRAILDAAVEGAQVDFDTASRIESRYFVSLVTGQTAKNMIQAFFLDLQAINGGASRPEGIAKQEIKKIGVLGAGMMGAGIAYVSAKAGYDVVLKDVTQEAADKGKAYSEGLEAKALKRGKTTEEKSKALLAKITPTADPQDLKGVDFVIEAVFENQELKHKVFQEIEDIVEPNALLGSNTSTLPITGLATGVKRQEDFIGIHFFSPVDKMPLVEIIKGEKTSDEALARVFDYTLAIRKTPIVVNDSRGFFTSRVIGTFVNEALAMLGEGVAPASIEQAGSQAGYPAAPLQLSDELNLELMHKIAVATKEGVEAAGGTHVPHPAEAVVEKMIELGRPSRLKGAGFYEYVDGKRTQLWPGLKEAFNSGSASIPLQDMIDRMLFAEALETQKCIDEGVLTSTADANIGSIMGIGFPPYTGGSAQFIVGYQGELGVGKAAFVARAKELAARYGDRFLPPASLES
- a CDS encoding class I SAM-dependent methyltransferase yields the protein MSSRQRLFRWLYRLGFTPWDGHPLAHSLMTLVEGTALPPGTALDVGCGTGDNAVYLARHGWRVTGVDYVAKPLKIARAKAAGLPAVFTKADVTQLSWSGVGAGFDLIVDSGCLHGMDADDRDAYVREVSAVAAPDAQLLIVAFIPGGSMGVPGIGFEEVQRRFSAGWILLSSGDEPAMNQNGKNAARFYLFRRTT
- a CDS encoding pyridoxamine 5'-phosphate oxidase family protein; this encodes MPLSKEEREQFLAEPHIAALSVYAGDKRGPLTVPIWYQYTPGGQPWLLTGTGSRKHRLIEAAGHLSLMVERLEPTVRYVAVDGAVDRIEPGTDEQLVEMTKRYLAPEKVEPYLEFARREQGESVAVFFKPEHWLSSDLGAL
- a CDS encoding helix-turn-helix transcriptional regulator codes for the protein MFSRSAHPATMSALSTLDDPLRRRLYQLVADSDEPVSREDAAAATGIGRTLAAYHLDKLADAELLAVTYQRPDGRSGPGAGRPAKLYSLAERELAISVPPRDYQLLAGILVTSIEQDTGGAVRATVEQAARDAGMRAAHDAGGDLIDALRGCGYLPRTDPDGGISLRNCPFHAVARDHLDVVCGLNLELIRGAIAASSSSTAQAELNPRPGHCCVQLHDADRQHRVSDPVNSTPG